The Alnus glutinosa chromosome 10, dhAlnGlut1.1, whole genome shotgun sequence DNA window attttgataaaagtgacatttttgacatattttgataatttgatgggTCATATTAGTACACTTAAAAATTTAGACGCTATTTTAAAATTGGCTACTAGTTAATCAAAGGacttttttttctatatttctcATAATTATAATATGTTAGTCTTATATATTACTAGTTAATATCATAATATGTTACTACGAAAAAtgaacatttttatttaaataaatacttgttccattttatttctatttatgAATTTATAAAACCATTTTAACTTAGAAAATCAATTATCGTCCAGTGCTTACTTAAGAagattctcaaaaaaaaattaaaattacttttctgACTTGATCGATATAAGAAGATTAAAGATAAAGAGAAGATTGCCCACATTTTTTTCAATTGCCGTAGCAATAAACCTTCCAATTTCCAcgcgaaaaaataaaaacaaaaatgaaaaaaattatatttaaatgaataaagagagatttaaaaagtttattgtGGGATGCTTTTAAAAAGTAGTTAGTTAAACTTAAAAGTTAGTCAAATTTTAACTAACTAATAAAGATTTCATTATGAATGCTCTAACTAGTTTGCCAATTCTAAAGCTATATAAACAAGCTagcttaaaaaatataaaatactagtTTTGGGCGTAATTAGTCTAAAAAACCTTTTTAGGCCTATATTCTAATAACAATGGATCAAACACACTTCTCTAAACATGTCTaacaatttttctaaaattaattcaaatcagtagcttttttctttttcttttttaaaattttttgggaaaatttatattatttaaaccCGATCGTTTTTCCTTTAATTACATAGttataattaaaatcaattcttactttcttttttgaagGTATTCATATGAAATTTTCAACCTTGCAAGAAGTTTtccttaaaagaaaagaaaaaaaaaaaattaggattgcTCCCCCAAGCCCCatgttttcctttaaaaaaaaaaaaaaatcaaaatttaccattaattaattaattaacttactTTTagttttgtcctcccaaattttattttatttttttaattttccctCCCAAATCACAAATGCTAGTTCCTCCCCTGTTTTTGAAGATGTTGATGCCCGCAAGTCATCAAATTAAAATCTACATGAATCACTATGTACTTATTGAGATTTTACAAACCAAGTTATCATTTTATGTAAATATCAACACGTGAAATCCAATTGGCCGGTGTGATGAAGAACATTGATAATCCGACAACGTTTTGTGTGTCTAATGTTTATCATGATGCTAAAAACACAATCATCTCATGCAAAATCACATAATTGATATAAACTGATCACATAATTAagcttaataaataaaacacatagTTTTCatcaaaactaaaactaaaacactaAACTTTGCATAAACAGctaacaaaattgaaatattcACACTTGGGATGTAAAGAATGAAAGTGAAATGCGCGCAATTTATTGTGTTTTGCTTAGACCTAGTGTTTTGtttccaatttattttttaattcagtttaaaagtttacttatttatttcttcatttaatttttgtttttttttttttaataattttaggaatattttggaaAGTTAAATGCAAAAGTAGCCACACAGGCAGCAAACATGACTCCTTTTCCGTCTATTTTGACTCTAATTGATATGAAAGTGGCTTTTTTGACCATGGGGAGGCAGTTTAAGGGTCCAAATGTCTtcctctatttatttatttattttttaagtctaGATGCATAAGTTATTATTAGGATTTGAGTCCTCATTATGGATTTTATTTAGGTCTTAAAATTAAACTTTGGACAAAAATACCTCCAAAGGGGCAGTTAgggtaaaatttctttcaaaataatttcaaaCATTTAATCACATGCAATTCACTTGTCAAGATATGATTTGGATTGAAATAAAACACTTAGAATTAGAATTTGATGCAAAACAATGCAGCATGTGGCCAGGTTTCCACTATATCTAGGgttcttgatttcttttttaataatatgattAATAGTAATAATGTCGCATTAATGAGTTTGATCCATGTAAACTAGATTAACCTACTTTACAAGGTTGGATGTTACAGGTACGCACATTCTTTTCTAAATCAAACCAACCATTATATGCTCTCAAAATGAGACATAAGATTAAAGCGATAAGAGAGAGGTTAGAAGCCATCAACTACGATAGGAGGAGTTTCAACTTGGAGGTACGACCTGTAGAGACACGAGTCGGGAACAGGGAGAGGGATAACACTCATTCTTTTGTACCTGCAGAAGTAGTTATTGGTCGACAAGATGATAAGAAGGCGGTTATAGATTGTCTACTAGACTCCAATGTTGAAGAGAATGTTTTAATCCTTCCAATTGTTGGCATCGGTGGATTGGGAAAGACTACATTGGCTAAACTTGTTTTCAATGACGAGCAAATCCAAAAacattttgacctcaaaatgTGGGTGTGTGTCTCGGATCCCTTCCatgttaaaaatattgttgaaaAAATCTTAGAATCTGCAACAAACACGAAACAACCAACTGTTGAAATGAATACACTAGTAAACTCTGTTTGAAAAGAAATTGATGGAAAGAAATACTTGCTTGTGTTGGATGATGTGTGGAATGAGGATAATGAAAAATGGTGTCGCTTAAAAGAAGTGCTAATGGGTGGTGGAAGAGGTAGTAGAATATTAGTGACTACTCGTAAAGAAAGCGTTGCAATGACCATCCGCCATGAAAGCGTTGTAAGGATTATCGGGACAGTTCAATCATATTTCTTAAGGGGTTTAGATAGAGAAGCGTCATGGTCTTTATTTAAGCAGCTGGCATTTGAGAACAGACAAGAGCCGAAGAATTCAAGCATTGTAGCAATTGGGATGGAGATCTTAGAGAAATGTTCAGGTGTCCCTTTAGCCATAAGGACAATTGAAAGATTACTAAGCTCCAAAAATCCTAAAACAGAGTGGTCGTCTTTTAAGAACAATGAACTCTCAAAAATATCTCAGAATGAAAATGACATCTTACCAACTCTGAAGCTGAGTTATGATCATCTTCCTTCTCATTTGAAGCACTGCTTTGCTTATTGTAGCTTATTTCCAAAGGATTACAcaattagcaaatcaatactGATTAAGCTTTGGATTGCACAAGGGTTTATCAAGTTATCGGATCAAAATAGATGCTTGGAAGATGTTGGCCATGAGTATTTTATGGATTTACTATGGAGATCATTCTTTCAAGAAACTAAAATGGATTATATTGGTGACATAACTGAATGCAAAATACACGACCTCATGCATGATCTTGCCATATTAGTGGCAGGATCGTTGATCACCACGTTAGATGATAAGGAGACATCCATTGATGAGAAAACTAGTCAAGTATCAGTTGCTTATCATATAAGTAGTAGTTCATCTCAAGTTTCAACTTTATTGTGTAAAGCAACTAGGATGCGAACATTTCTTTGCCTTAGCAACAAGAACTTTGAGGCTAATATTGATTGTGATGCAACCTTTTCAAGTTCCAAGTTTTTACGCGTGTTGGATTTGAATAAGAGATATGGTCCTTCAAAAACTTTGCAAAATTTAAGCTTTATTGGGATACTGAAACATTTAAGATATCTTGATCTTTCTTacgagaaaaaaatgaagaaactgCCTGATTCTATAACCAGATTACAAAATTTGCAGACACTAAAACTCTCCCGTTGTGTGTTACTAGAAGAATTGCCGAGAGACATTAAAAAATTAGTGAACCTCAGGCACCTTGAGATAGATGGATGTGATAGTTTGAGTTATATGCCAGTTGGATTGGGGCAACTGACTAACCTTCAGACGTTATCCGCATTTTATGTCCACTCGGGTTCTCCCTCCAGACATAGTGATAGTGGTGGTTTACAAGAACTAGGCGGATTAAATAAGCTGAGAGGACGCTTAGCGATTCAAAATCTGGGGCATGGGAAAGGTGTTGCGTTAGAATGTAAGGCTGCGAATCTGAAGGAGAAACAACATCTTAGTACTTTGTTTATATGGTGGAAAGAAGTTGGATTAGATGATGCCAATAATTCGGATGAAGCGTCATTGGAAGGCTTGGAACCGCACCCAAATCTGAAAAGGCTTTCCTTAGAATACTATCAGGGTTCAAGGCTTCCAAGTTGGCTCTTGTTACTCACAAATCTTGTTTCATTTCGATTACGTAAGTGTACGAAATGCCAATATCTGCCAACGCTGAGTCAACTGCCTTCTCTCAAGAATCTTATTCTTTGGTCATTGGAGGCTATGGAGTACATATCAGAAGACGGTGATAGCAATgagttctcttcttcttcaacggTGCAAACACCATTTTTCCCGTCTCTCGAGTTTATTGGGCTCTATGATTGCCCTAATTTCAAGgggtggtggaggaggaggaaggtGGATTCTTCTGTGGAGCTCAATAGTAATAGTGATAATTCCGTTGAAATAACGGAGCATCATTTACTCCCTTCCTTTCCTCGTCTTTCACACTTACGTATCTGGTATTGCCATATGTTGACTTCCATAGAGTGGATCCACAACTGCAAATCACTTCAAGTGCTTGAAATTCGTGAATGCTCCAGTTTGACATCATTGCCCGAAGGAATGCATAGGTTAACATCTTTGCAAAAACTAACAATTAAGGATTGTCCCATCTTATTGCAAAGATACAATAGAGACACAGGTAAGGATTGGGCCAAGATCGCTCACATTCCAGAGTTACATTTATAGTAACTGCCTCAAGAGTGAGAAAATTCAAGCACCCATGCATGCATTTCGACTGATTCGGGTATATTACTCGTCATTTCATCTTAATCCTTAATAGAACATGAAATACCCaccttcttcatcttcattttcttcatttttctctctcaaatatGTCGTGGTTGTTAATATTTTAGATGCAGAAGCAGCAGAATCTGTTGAAGGCACAGAAGAAACAGGGGACAAAGATTCAGAGCTTCTAAAAAttatatgaagaaaatgaaaattattatatCTGCCAGACTACCTCAActgagaaaaaattaaaacacccATGGATCTTCGATTTATTCAGGTATTTAGGTCAACACTTTATCTTAAttcttcaaagaaatttgagTACCCACCTTCTTCACCTTCAcctccttcatttttttttttttttttaatctctcaGTATCCCTATTTTTGATACAGAAGTAGCAGAACCTATTGAAGTACAGAAGAAACAGGGGAAAGAGATTCAgagcttattaaaaaaaatctagggcACTACGTGATTCTTCACATATTAGGAGCAATTGTTagtaaactattattttttacttccatTCTTCATttctaatgatatatatatatatataaacacagtTGATGAGGTGATGTATTCTGGGTGCCTTATTTCTCACTGTGTTAGCAGAGTGGAAATTGGCACTTGGTGAAATTGGAGCAAATATTGTGCGGAAGATTCAATCTGGCAACAACACTCTGAGAACTACCATACTGCACGGGTATTCATTTTGGTTCAATTATTTGTTACATATAAGCTTCCCCACATGCCACTTTATCTACaaataatcaattaaaagatTTGGCAGTTGAATAATTCCATTCTAAATATCAATGCCTATTTTTGGTTAATTAgcttagtttgaaaaaaaagagcAGTGATACCTTGTATTGGCTCAGCCCTTTAGAGTTTAGATTTGCATGATTTTAGGGATGCATTTCAGTTGACTAGATATCTCTCACCATTAATTAAGTCAACTAATTAAGTTGAAATTATTCCTAAACATTATACTATCATTTTTCTTGTAACTTCTAGATGTTGATCGCCTTGGTTTAAGACGATAGGTTGATGTTAATGCTTATAGCATACACCAAATTCAAGGGCTTCCCATATTCCAGGTGGTTTATTTTTTGCTATGTTGGAGCTCCTAACAACACAATCTGTTTTTAATCTACAAGTATATTAAGTGATTTGTTTTCACTTTAACTGATGTTCCATTATACTGATTACTGTTTACAATAATGCGCGAGATCCATTGACTATTATTACTAGCAATATGGACGGACGGTGTATTGGTGAAGCTATTCTTTCTATTGATATTAGCAACACCAAATGATGCCTTTCCTGctctatatattttaaaaatatgaaatttgtgGTATACGCTTCTCTCTCCATTGCCAAAGGGTGAAGAGGGGTAGAGTAGTGCAGGACTCTGacaatgatttattttctttttcgaatatttaatggtaattttaatccTTACGAGCTAATGTGGAAGTTGTTTGCACAATTTTGTATAGTTGATTAGCTATAGGCCTACAGCATTAAGTGGTGTTTGTTTTGCTGGTGTGAAGAGAGATTTGCATTATTTTTTGAGGATAAAAGGATGAACAAAAAACAGTAAGTGGTGTTTGGTAGGGAAGTTTGGATAAAAACTATAGCTTGGAGATTCAGAAATCCTCTGAACTCTCACTTGAAATGTGTACATATTTCtataaaccaaaacaacaagaaacatAATATATAGGTGGGAGTGGGCAAGACTGGCGTAAGACTACTAGAATCCCAGCACTAGAGTTGGTTTGAAAAGGACTCAACACTCTATTGTTTAAACAACAAATACATATCATTAATTGGATTGAGATTGAAAAGGACTCAACATTCCATTGTTTATTTAGTTACATACATGACATATCTTTTCTTAACTCTTTGTAATCAAATGCAAACCCAGTTCTCTTTAGATTATTCTGTTTCATTTCAGGTATTTTTGGCTTCTCAACTTTTTTGATTCTTTATATGGAAGCAAGATGTGAATCAAATGTTGAAACATACAAGAATGTCTTTTGTCAAAGAAAGCTGGTTCTACAATTATGCAGCAACTAGCAAACAATTGTGTAAGCATATGATTATTCCttatgtaattaaatttatattaacaAATTGGGTTACGCAGAATAGCTTCATTTGTTTTGGATGTGAAAAAGTTTGTTGCAATATGCTAGAAATatcctttattttgttttattttatcctttATGATAATTTTTTGTGTTAGTAGTACTTAAAGACCTCTACCTAACTTCAAGGACAACCCTTAATTTCAAGAACCTAGCTAGTTCTTGGCTATGATTACTTGTGAAGCATAGGTTGACATTGAAATATTGCAAATCAATACgtagttaatttattttattatacttgttttgcttcaaaacaaattttcaattattttcgtCTTTATGCCTAACTGTAAGCATTTTAATCATAAAGAATTACTAGACATGTGAGTTAATCATTTCAACAAGTTTGTGaagttcttattttatttagctTTCCCTTTTTATGAAGTTCAAACATGGAATAGAATAAATTGGTGATAAAGGCCTTGAGTTTATGGATCTTACTACAAAGAATAAGCGATTAGCAATTTAATGAATCATATTAGACTGATTAGCTGTTTTTGCAGAGAAACATGTGATTACTCAATTGAGACGGCTCTTAAAGACTAAAAAGTTTAAAGCTGGCATTTGGTAAGTGCTTTAACTACATAAGCATGGTATTACTTTCATCTTTGAAATGATCTTATTTTTTAAGGAGGCTTAGCACACCACAAAGTTATAATCTAGCCATGGACAATTAGATATATGACATCTATGAAAAATCATAGAAACCCATAATTTTGTTGTCTCAAGCATAGGCTTCCTGTTGACTTGTCAGAATGCTCTTGAATTGACTCTAAAATTATAATTCAAAAAATAGTAGCTATCCGATGGGGGAGGAGTAGACCAAATAGTCGTTTTACTAATTATATTATCTACCACTCATCCTGTATTACCACTCTTTAAGGCCGAAAACACTATAGGTGTTGTTTTGGATACCATTTTAACTACATAATtaagcatgtaatttgtaaaattaaatgtatagtagtTGGAGTTTAACACTGACGTAGCTCAAGCGGATAGACGTGATTGAGAAGCTGTGTTCTCAAAACACAAACATTCAACACACAAGTTGAAGGGATAAACCGAAATTCTATTAATCAATAATTAACTACTTCTTCAATACAATGACTCCCTATTTATAGTGAAATTCTTAAGTTcgtaaaaggaagaaaatatcccaaggtgggaaataaagaaataatggGTGTCAGCATTCAATCCTTCATTAAAGGAGATACTTGCCGACCAAGTGAACCCAACTTAGGGAAAATCTACACTAACAAGGAAATAACTAAAAAGGCAACAAATCCTTTATTACCTACCTATCATAATCTTGAcattaaggaaagaaaataacttGCTTGGGCTTCAAGTAAAAGAGCACTTATTCGGCCAACCATGTGGTCCTGCATGGTCCCCCATCAATCTCCCCCTCCTGGAAGGAAATAACTAAAAAGGCAATAAATCCTTTACTCTGATTGTCCTACATCAGTCTCCTCCACTTCAGaaaaactcgtcctcgagttgtTGTCGGCATATAACGGGTCATCGGGATAGTAGGCAAACAAGTCGGCAATATTGAAAGTGTTTGAAATGGACATGTCCTCGGGAAGTTCCACCACATAAGCATTGTCATTAATCTTCCGTTTGACCCGGAAAGGTCCGTACTTACGACTCTTCAATTTGCCATAGGTCCCGGTTGGAAAGCGATTCTTACGCAGATGTACCATGACTAAGTCACCTTCTTGAAAAATCTTTACTCTCCTCTTTGCATCGGCTGCATCTTTGTACTTGCAGTTGGCTTGCTCTAAATTCTGCCGCACCTCTTCTTGAATCTGTTGCACTCGGTCAGCCATATGCTCGGCTGCTATGTTCAACCCCGGAAGCTTCGGAAGGGGAACCAAGTCGAGGGCATGCTTTGGGGGTTTGGTGTAAACAACTTCGAATGGTGACTTGCCTGTTGACCGGTTATTCATGCAGTTGAAGGCAAATTCCACATGAGGAAGGTTGAAGTCCCACTGTTTCGGTTTGTCTCGGGAAACACACTTGAGCATATTTCCGAGAGTACGGTTGGTCACCTCAGTCTGTCCGTCAGTTTGTGGGTGGCATGTACTGCTGTAGTTGAGGGATGTGTCGAATTGCCGCAACAGAGTCCTCCAGAAGTGACTAAGGAACTTCACATCTCGGTCAGTAGTAATGGTTTTTGGCACACCATGCAACCGAACAACTTCTCTAAAGAAGAGATGGGCTACGTGGGTAGCATCCGAGGTCTTCCTGCAAGgaataaaatgtgccattttgGAGAACCGATCCACGACTACAAAAATTGAGTCCATACCTTGCTGGGTTCTCGGAAGTCCGAGCACGAAATCCATACTCAAGTCTTCCCAAATGCTCTCGGGCACTGGCAGAGGAGTGTATAACCCGGTATTTTGCGTGCTGCCCTTCTCGGTCTGACACACAGGGCACTTCTGCACAAACTTGCCGACATCACGCTTGAGTTGGGGCCAATAATATCGATCCGCCACTAATGAGATAGTTTTGTCCCGACCAACATGACCACTGAGTCCGCCTCCATGTAACTCTCGCAATATCTGCTCACGCAAAGAGGTTCGGGGAACACAAAGTTGATTCCCTTTAAACAAATATCCCTCATGGATGTGGAAGTCAGCGTTCGGCTGCGTCGACATACACTTCTCCCATACTTCTTTAAAGTCCTCATCCTCGACATACAGAGCCCGCAAATGCTCCAGGCTGGTTATCTCAGACTGCAATGTCACGAGTAAAGTTGCTCGTCGGTTTAAGGCATCCGCCACCTTGTTTAGTTTTCCCGTTTTGTGCTTCAATACAAAAGTAAACTTCTGCATGAAGGCAATCCACCGAGCGTGCTTCCGGTTCAAAGTGTTCTACGTGTTGACGAACTTCAGAGCTTGGTGATCACTATGCAGAACAAATTCCCGATGAATCAGGTAATGTTCCCAATGCTTCAGGGCTCGGATCATGGCATAGAACTCCAGCTCATAGGTCGTCCACTTCTGTCGAGCTTCATTCAATTTCTCACTAAAGAACTCGACTGGCTGACCTTCTTGTGACAACACTGCTCCAATCCCTACAATGGAGGCATCACAGTCTACCTCAAATAACTTGCTGAAATCGGGAAGGCCAGGACTGGTGCCGACGATAACCGTTCCTTGATCACGGCAAAGCTAGCCTCTTGTTCATCTCCCCATCGAAATTGTCCCTTCTTCAGACACTCAGTGAGTGGAGCTACCAGACTACTGAAATTCTGAATAAAACGTCGGTAGAAGGTGGCTAGGCCATGAAAGCTTCGGACGTGTCCGACTGTAGTGGGTGTTGGCCACTCTCGGATAGCTCGGACCTTTTCTTCGTCCACGTGAATGCCCTCAGCACCCACAATAAATCCGAGGAAGAGTAGCTTGTCGATGAAAGGCTTCAACACCTGGTTCATTACTCGCATGAAAGTACTCGGCGCGTTGGACAACCCAAATGGCATCACCAGCCATTCGTACAAACCCTCCTTCGTTTTGAAGGCTGTTTTCCATTCATCCCCCGATCGGATCCGAATCTGGTGGTAGCCGCTGCGTAGGTCAAGTTTGGAGAAGACCTTTGCTCCGGCTAGCATATCCAACATGTCGTTGAGTCTCGGAATGGGGAATCGATACTTTTCAGTGATTTTGTTGATGGCTCTGCTATCAATACACATTCTCCAGCTCCCATCCTTCTTCGGAATAAGCAGGGCTAGCACGGCACAGGGACTCAGACTCTCCTTGATTAATCCTTTCCGAGTCAGGTCTTCAACTTGGTCTTGAAGGATCTTGTGTTCTTCAGGACTCATCCGGTAGTGGGGCAAGTTAGGAAGACTTGCTCCGGGCACCAAGTCGATTTGATGTTGAATGTCCCTCATAGGAGGCAACCCGGTTGGTAATTCAACCGGCGCGAGATCTCCAAACTCTTCTAGTATTGGCTGTATGACCCTCGGAATGACTGCCTTTGAATCTGACTCTGCACCTTTAACCACCAAGGTTAATACAGTCTCGGCAGTTTTTACTTCCTCTATAAACTGTGTTTCCCCAAGAGTGAGAAAAGACATTCCAATCGTCCCTGTACTCCTTTGAATGGAAATATTAGTCCCGGTTGGAACTAATATAATCTTCTTTCCATGCCACCAAAAGAGGTAGATATTATCCCGACCCTTATACGTGGCGTCTACATCGTACTGCCATGGTCGTCCCAATAACACATGACAGGCATCCATCTCTACCACATCGCATGTAACCTCGTCTCGGTAGGACTGCCCGATTGAGAAAGGCACACGACAAGTGTCTGTGACCTTCGTCTCGGCCCCTTTCTTGATCCAACTGATCTTGTAAGGGTTCGGGTGCTTCTCGGTTTTTAGCTGCAACGTGTCAACTAATCCCCGAGAGACAATATTTTCGCAACTCCCACTGTCAATGATCAAGTTGCACACTTTCTGATTGATGGTGCAACGGGTCTTGAAGATGTTGTGCCGCTGGGCCGGCTCTTCAAGTTTAGGAGCTAACAACACCCTCTGTATTATGCAGTTGACGAACTCTCCGTCGTCACCTTCGGCAATTTCCCCCCCTGTATATTCGCCGAGGTCATCGCCTTCTGCCTCCCCAAATTCTTCACGTGGGATCCCATCTTCACCTGCTGATTCCACCATATTAATCGGGCGCCGGTTAGGGCACTCATTAGATCGGTGACCCGGTTGGCCACATCGAAAGCACTTCCCGAGCATCGGTCAAGAGTAAGGATTGCTGCCGCTCATTCCCTTTTCCTGAGGGGGAAAGGACACTCCTTTTGTCACTTGGGCACTACTACTTTCGCCTTGGAATCTCCGGGGTTGTGAACTTTGCTGTTGACTTGGCAATACGGGCGACTCCACCTTCTTCTCGATCTGCTTAATAGTTTGTGATCGACTTGGTTGACGGGCCATCTGCATCTCGATCTTCATAGCCAGATTGACCGCCTCGGATAAATTCCAGACCGAATGTAAAGAGACTTGGTCTTGGGTGTTTAGTCGCAACCCACCAACATACCGAGCTACTTGTTGGCCTTCCGTCTCGGATAAATTGTTCCGAGAGTCCAGGCGATAGGATTATTCGGTATAGTCCATAACCAACCGCGACCCTTGTCGGCAATTCTAGTATTGCTGGTACAACATCTACTCGTAATCTGGGGGCAGGAACCGAGCCTTCATCagtttcttcatcttcaaccaaGTTCGAACCGGTTGCTTGTGTTGCCTCCTCCGGTTGCTCTGCGTCTGTTCCCACCAAGCAGATGCCCCTCCGCGCAACTTATACGCCACCAACTTTACTTGTTGTTCTTCCGGCGTTTGCATGTAGTCAAAGAAGTTCTCTACTTCGAGAATCCAATCAAGGAAATTCTCGATGTGGAGCTGACCATTAAAACCAGGAAGGTCGATTTTTACCCGAAAATTGTgggaattttcaaattttcttcttccaccAACTTCTTCCCTGAAGTGGTCGTCTTCGTCGCTAGATGACTCTTCGAAGGTTTGAGGCCTTTGTCGAGGTCCAGGACCACGTTCTCCTCCGGAATGGCCACGAGCCTCTTCATGGTCACGATTCCGGTTGGGTTCATGGTTCCTATTGCCGTGAATCCCAAGTCCAGCAATAGCTTGCTGCATCTCCCGCATTAAGCGTTCCATGACATCAAATCGCTGGCCATGAGCACGAACTTCTGCCCGAAGGGCCTGCACTCCCCGCTCTTCGTCGTCGGAGTGGTTGCCTATATCTCCGTCTTTTGCCATCAGACCAGGTTAg harbors:
- the LOC133880581 gene encoding putative disease resistance protein RGA3 isoform X2 yields the protein MAEGVLFTVAEGIIGKLGSLAFKEIKLLWGFKDELEKLTNTVSTIQAVLLDADEQQLGSHAVRDWLKKLEDVMYEADNLLDDFSTESLRKEMMTRDKMTKEVRTFFSKSNQPLYALKMRHKIKAIRERLEAINYDRRSFNLEVRPVETRVGNRERDNTHSFVPAEVVIGRQDDKKAVIDCLLDSNVEENVLILPIVGIGGLGKTTLAKLVFNDEQIQKHFDLKMWVCVSDPFHVKNIVEKILESATNTKQPTVEMNTLVNSV
- the LOC133879075 gene encoding putative disease resistance protein RGA4, encoding MGGGRGSRILVTTRKESVAMTIRHESVVRIIGTVQSYFLRGLDREASWSLFKQLAFENRQEPKNSSIVAIGMEILEKCSGVPLAIRTIERLLSSKNPKTEWSSFKNNELSKISQNENDILPTLKLSYDHLPSHLKHCFAYCSLFPKDYTISKSILIKLWIAQGFIKLSDQNRCLEDVGHEYFMDLLWRSFFQETKMDYIGDITECKIHDLMHDLAILVAGSLITTLDDKETSIDEKTSQVSVAYHISSSSSQVSTLLCKATRMRTFLCLSNKNFEANIDCDATFSSSKFLRVLDLNKRYDTKTLPLCVTRRIAERH
- the LOC133880579 gene encoding putative disease resistance protein RGA1; the protein is MPVGLGQLTNLQTLSAFYVHSGSPSRHSDSGGLQELGGLNKLRGRLAIQNLGHGKGVALECKAANLKEKQHLSTLFIWWKEVGLDDANNSDEASLEGLEPHPNLKRLSLEYYQGSRLPSWLLLLTNLVSFRLRKCTKCQYLPTLSQLPSLKNLILWSLEAMEYISEDGDSNEFSSSSTVQTPFFPSLEFIGLYDCPNFKGWWRRRKVDSSVELNSNSDNSVEITEHHLLPSFPRLSHLRIWYCHMLTSIEWIHNCKSLQVLEIRECSSLTSLPEGMHRLTSLQKLTIKDCPILLQRYNRDTGKDWAKIAHIPELHL